Proteins co-encoded in one Polaromonas vacuolata genomic window:
- the radA gene encoding DNA repair protein RadA: MAKEKTVFTCNDCGGTSPKWLGKCPHCNAWNTLLESIAENPSAAKNRYSGQYQGLTKASAVITLSDIDASDMQRIPTGHEELDRVLGGGIVEGGVVLIGGDPGIGKSTLLLQAMDSMQRSGHRTLYVTGEESGAQIALRSRRLGLDGSQVMVLAEIGLEKILATLEATQPMIAVIDSIQTVYSDHLSAAPGSVSQVRECAALLTRAAKASGVCIVLVGHVTKEGALAGPRVLEHMVDTVLYFEGDTHSSFRLVRAIKNRFGAVNEIGVFAMTEKGLKGVANPSAIFLSQHSEPVPGSCVMVTLEGTRPLLVEIQALVDNGGPSPRRLSVGLDKDRLAMLLAVLHRHAGVACMDQDVFVNAVGGVRISEPAADLAVMLAITSSLRGRALPKGFIAFGEVGLAGEVRPAPRGQERLKEAAKLGFTVAIVPKANAPKKDSKDFEGLTIHPVERIEQALEVVRSLA, translated from the coding sequence ATGGCCAAAGAAAAAACCGTCTTCACCTGCAACGATTGCGGCGGCACCAGCCCCAAGTGGCTGGGTAAATGTCCGCATTGCAATGCATGGAACACCCTGCTGGAATCTATCGCCGAGAATCCTTCGGCAGCGAAAAACCGCTACAGCGGCCAGTACCAAGGACTGACCAAGGCCTCAGCCGTCATCACCTTGTCCGATATCGACGCCAGCGATATGCAGCGTATCCCCACCGGTCACGAAGAACTCGACAGAGTGCTGGGTGGCGGTATTGTCGAAGGTGGCGTGGTGCTAATTGGCGGTGACCCCGGCATTGGTAAGTCCACGCTGCTGCTTCAAGCGATGGACTCTATGCAGCGCAGCGGCCACCGCACGCTATACGTCACGGGCGAAGAAAGCGGTGCGCAAATCGCGCTGCGCTCTCGGCGTCTGGGCTTAGACGGCTCGCAAGTTATGGTGCTGGCTGAAATTGGCTTAGAGAAAATCCTCGCCACGCTTGAAGCCACTCAGCCCATGATTGCGGTGATTGACTCTATCCAAACCGTCTATTCCGACCACTTGTCGGCGGCTCCGGGTTCGGTCTCACAGGTGCGCGAATGCGCTGCCTTGCTGACTCGCGCAGCTAAGGCCAGCGGCGTGTGCATTGTGCTGGTTGGCCATGTCACCAAAGAAGGCGCGTTGGCCGGCCCGCGTGTGCTGGAGCACATGGTCGATACCGTACTGTATTTTGAAGGCGATACGCATTCGAGCTTTCGCTTAGTGCGGGCGATTAAAAACCGCTTTGGCGCGGTCAATGAAATCGGGGTTTTTGCCATGACCGAAAAAGGTCTGAAAGGCGTGGCCAACCCGAGCGCGATTTTTCTCAGCCAGCACAGCGAACCGGTACCCGGCAGCTGCGTCATGGTCACGCTTGAGGGCACGCGGCCGCTGCTGGTGGAGATTCAAGCACTCGTCGACAACGGCGGGCCTAGCCCGCGCCGACTGTCTGTGGGTCTGGACAAAGACCGGCTGGCCATGCTGTTGGCGGTGCTGCACCGCCATGCTGGCGTGGCGTGTATGGATCAAGATGTGTTTGTCAACGCGGTGGGGGGCGTGCGTATTAGCGAGCCGGCGGCTGATTTGGCGGTGATGTTGGCGATAACCTCCAGTCTGCGAGGCCGGGCCTTGCCCAAGGGTTTTATCGCCTTTGGCGAGGTCGGTCTGGCCGGCGAGGTAAGGCCAGCGCCGCGCGGCCAAGAGCGGCTCAAAGAAGCGGCCAAGCTGGGCTTTACCGTGGCCATAGTGCCCAAAGCGAATGCGCCTAAAAAGGACAGCAAGGATTTCGAAGGTTTGACGATTCACCCGGTCGAGCGCATTGAGCAAGCGCTAGAAGTGGTGCGCAGTTTGGCCTGA
- a CDS encoding ATP-binding protein — translation MWTRFTSHLYVRIWLTVVATVLVLTFLVGAAWRMTSPPNEMPIREVLVHNSAGQVIGTAQTKEYRKHGADLEFDVTTSDGRQLNLLLPRPKGPPLPAWGRLPLGFGWMLIIVGLAVAVGAYPVMRRLTVRLEALQRGVESWGAGDLSARVSTNGNDEVAFLAQRFNNAAERIETLMNSHKSLLANASHELRSPLARIRMSLELLGGADSPQRQEISRSINELDQLIDEILLASRLDARQADAETFESLDLTGLAAEECSRVNAELDADLHAQDVQKNTPSSEHSLTLRGSPRLLRRLLRNLLENARRYSDGEVNVELAQLRHQGQTLAVIRVHDRGPGVPIEQRKRIFEPFYRLPGASERHGGVGLGLALVKSISERHGGSVRCEARPGGGASFIVELPISRP, via the coding sequence ATGTGGACTCGCTTTACCTCGCACCTGTATGTCCGTATCTGGCTGACCGTCGTTGCCACCGTTTTAGTACTGACCTTTTTAGTCGGTGCTGCTTGGCGTATGACAAGCCCACCCAACGAGATGCCGATACGCGAGGTATTGGTACATAACTCAGCCGGCCAAGTCATAGGTACGGCTCAGACCAAGGAATACCGCAAACACGGCGCAGACCTTGAGTTCGATGTCACCACCTCAGATGGCCGGCAGCTCAACTTGTTACTACCCAGACCCAAGGGCCCACCACTACCGGCTTGGGGCCGCTTACCGCTTGGGTTTGGCTGGATGCTGATCATTGTTGGATTGGCCGTAGCAGTAGGCGCTTATCCGGTGATGCGTCGCCTGACCGTCAGACTAGAAGCCTTGCAACGCGGCGTCGAAAGCTGGGGCGCGGGCGATTTGTCGGCGCGTGTGAGTACCAACGGCAATGACGAGGTTGCGTTTTTAGCCCAGCGTTTTAACAACGCAGCTGAACGCATAGAAACACTGATGAATTCGCACAAATCACTGCTGGCCAATGCCTCACACGAGCTGCGCTCGCCGCTGGCGCGTATACGCATGAGTCTAGAGTTGCTAGGTGGTGCAGATTCACCGCAGCGCCAGGAAATCTCGCGCAGCATCAACGAGCTAGACCAGCTGATTGACGAGATTTTATTGGCCAGCCGGCTGGACGCACGGCAGGCCGATGCCGAAACCTTTGAAAGTCTAGATCTGACTGGTTTGGCCGCAGAAGAATGCTCACGTGTGAATGCTGAACTCGACGCCGACTTACACGCTCAAGACGTGCAGAAAAATACCCCATCGTCCGAGCACAGCCTGACGCTGCGCGGCTCGCCGCGTCTGCTGCGCCGCTTATTGCGCAATTTACTGGAAAACGCCAGACGCTACAGTGATGGTGAGGTCAACGTAGAGCTAGCCCAACTGCGCCATCAGGGACAAACGCTAGCCGTGATCCGTGTCCATGACCGCGGCCCAGGTGTGCCAATCGAACAGCGAAAACGCATTTTCGAGCCCTTTTACCGCCTGCCTGGCGCCAGCGAACGCCATGGTGGTGTCGGCCTAGGCTTGGCGCTGGTCAAATCCATTAGCGAGCGACATGGCGGCAGCGTGCGCTGCGAAGCTAGGCCTGGTGGCGGTGCCTCTTTTATCGTCGAACTACCTATTTCGCGACCCTAA
- a CDS encoding branched-chain amino acid transaminase — MSPVAPSMEDRDGKIWMDGQMVEWRDAKIHVLSHTLHYGCGAFEGVRAYNTAKGPAIFRLAEHTDRLFNSAKILRMAIPFTKQEVMDAQKAVVRANGLESCYIRPLTWIGSQKLGISPKGNQIHLMVAAWTWGAYLGAEGMERGIRVKISSYTRHHVNITMTQAKAVSNYTNSILANMEALEDGYDEALLLDASGFVSEGSGENIFVVKDGVVYTPDLSAGALNGITRNTVSHICKDLGLELIQKRITRDEIYIADEAFFTGTAAEVTPIRELDRIEIGSGSRGPITEKIQAAFFDIVNGRNPKYADWLALV, encoded by the coding sequence ATGTCCCCAGTAGCACCCTCAATGGAAGACCGCGACGGCAAAATCTGGATGGATGGCCAGATGGTCGAATGGCGTGATGCCAAGATACACGTGCTGAGCCACACCCTGCACTACGGCTGTGGCGCGTTTGAAGGCGTTCGCGCTTACAACACCGCCAAAGGCCCAGCGATTTTTCGTCTCGCCGAGCACACGGATCGCTTGTTTAACAGCGCCAAAATTCTGCGCATGGCGATTCCCTTTACCAAGCAAGAAGTCATGGATGCGCAAAAAGCCGTGGTTCGCGCGAATGGTTTGGAGAGCTGCTACATCCGTCCTTTGACCTGGATTGGTTCGCAAAAACTCGGCATCTCGCCTAAAGGCAATCAGATTCATCTGATGGTTGCGGCCTGGACTTGGGGCGCTTACTTGGGCGCAGAAGGCATGGAGCGCGGCATTCGTGTGAAGATTTCTAGCTACACCCGGCATCACGTCAACATCACCATGACGCAGGCCAAAGCGGTGAGTAATTACACCAACTCTATTTTGGCCAACATGGAAGCGCTTGAAGACGGTTACGACGAAGCCTTGCTGTTAGACGCCTCTGGCTTTGTCAGCGAAGGCTCGGGCGAGAACATTTTTGTGGTCAAGGACGGTGTCGTCTACACGCCCGATTTGTCCGCCGGCGCGCTCAACGGCATCACGCGCAATACCGTCTCGCACATCTGCAAAGACTTAGGTCTTGAGCTGATTCAAAAACGCATCACGCGCGATGAGATTTATATCGCCGATGAGGCTTTTTTCACCGGCACGGCCGCAGAGGTCACACCGATCCGCGAGCTCGACAGAATTGAGATTGGCAGCGGCTCACGCGGCCCCATTACCGAGAAAATTCAAGCGGCATTTTTTGACATCGTCAACGGCCGTAATCCTAAATACGCCGATTGGCTGGCACTGGTTTGA
- a CDS encoding M48 family metallopeptidase has protein sequence MCMLCEAKHSAWAGRRGFLLASSAAAALVTMPAAAQVNVGAPSTLRNLVPAEELETAAVQQYAKMLSDAKAKKALASATHPQLIRLRRIASRLVPQTVQWNDRARQWNWEVNLLGSDQINAFCMPGGKIAFYTGILEQLQLTDDEAAMIMGHEMAHALREHARARIAKSQGTSTILSLGSRLLGLGQLGEMAASMGTQLLTLRFSRDDETEADLVGLELAARGGFNPQASVSLWQKMAAASGGAGGPGFLSTHPSGPDRIRQLQSNVPKVQELYLRARG, from the coding sequence ATGTGTATGTTATGTGAGGCCAAACATTCCGCCTGGGCTGGCCGCCGGGGATTTTTACTTGCGTCAAGCGCTGCGGCTGCGTTGGTGACTATGCCAGCTGCGGCGCAAGTTAACGTAGGCGCGCCCTCAACGTTGCGCAATTTAGTGCCAGCCGAAGAGCTAGAAACCGCCGCTGTGCAGCAGTACGCCAAGATGCTGTCCGACGCCAAAGCCAAAAAAGCCCTAGCCTCAGCCACCCATCCGCAGCTAATACGCCTGCGCCGCATCGCCAGCCGACTAGTGCCGCAGACCGTACAGTGGAACGACAGAGCGCGGCAGTGGAACTGGGAAGTTAATTTGCTAGGCAGCGATCAGATCAACGCCTTTTGCATGCCGGGCGGAAAGATCGCTTTCTACACCGGTATTTTGGAACAACTCCAACTCACCGATGACGAAGCCGCCATGATCATGGGCCACGAAATGGCCCATGCACTGCGCGAACACGCACGTGCCCGCATCGCCAAAAGCCAAGGCACCAGCACCATACTCTCGTTAGGTTCACGCCTGCTAGGTTTGGGCCAACTCGGCGAGATGGCCGCCAGTATGGGCACCCAATTGCTGACGCTGCGCTTTAGCCGGGACGATGAAACCGAGGCCGATTTAGTCGGCTTAGAGCTAGCTGCGCGCGGCGGCTTTAATCCGCAGGCATCGGTTAGCCTGTGGCAGAAAATGGCTGCCGCCAGCGGTGGCGCGGGCGGACCAGGTTTTCTCTCTACCCATCCGTCGGGCCCAGACCGGATCCGTCAATTGCAAAGCAATGTGCCCAAAGTGCAGGAGTTGTATTTGCGGGCGCG
- the waaF gene encoding lipopolysaccharide heptosyltransferase II, translated as MNNAPLDTDRPNSLIIAPQWIGDAVMTEPLLRRLHARGERLTVGALPWVAPVYRAMPQVAEVIEFPFAHGGLQFRERRAIAKRVEGRFETAYVLPNSLKSALLPFLASIPRRVGYFGEARVGLLTHRLKNPKSKPPMVAFYSALSGESGFDADRPQLKFSDQDISAALARQGLPVSGYYVFAPGAEFGPAKRWPAKHFAELAASLDLPVLLLGSGKEAELCDEIVLLSNTANNAKCLSLAGKTSLTEALCLIAASRACISNDSGLMHVAAALGVRQVAIFGSSSPLHTPPLSDQASVLWLKNDASYQSPLDCAPCFERICPLGHTRCLNDISAQRVRDLL; from the coding sequence ATGAATAACGCCCCGCTGGATACCGATCGCCCGAACTCTTTAATCATTGCGCCGCAGTGGATAGGTGACGCGGTAATGACAGAGCCGCTGCTGCGCCGCTTGCACGCGCGCGGCGAGCGCTTAACCGTAGGCGCTCTGCCTTGGGTAGCGCCGGTTTATCGGGCTATGCCGCAGGTCGCTGAGGTGATTGAGTTTCCCTTTGCCCACGGTGGTTTGCAGTTCCGCGAGCGGCGCGCTATAGCCAAGCGCGTGGAGGGCCGGTTTGAAACCGCCTACGTGCTGCCCAATTCACTTAAAAGCGCTTTGTTGCCGTTTCTCGCCAGCATCCCTAGGCGCGTCGGCTACTTCGGTGAAGCCCGTGTGGGTTTGCTCACACACCGGCTTAAAAATCCTAAAAGCAAGCCGCCCATGGTGGCGTTTTATTCTGCGCTGAGTGGTGAGTCTGGATTTGACGCCGATAGGCCGCAACTTAAATTCTCGGATCAAGACATTAGCGCGGCGCTGGCCAGACAAGGCTTGCCTGTGTCTGGCTATTACGTGTTTGCGCCGGGTGCAGAGTTTGGACCGGCTAAGCGCTGGCCAGCCAAGCATTTTGCGGAACTCGCTGCTTCGCTGGATTTGCCGGTACTGCTGCTTGGTTCGGGCAAAGAGGCTGAGCTGTGTGATGAAATTGTCTTGCTTAGCAATACGGCCAATAACGCTAAGTGCTTGAGCTTGGCAGGTAAAACTTCCTTGACCGAGGCGCTGTGCCTAATTGCAGCAAGCCGCGCCTGCATTAGTAATGACTCGGGTTTGATGCATGTGGCTGCAGCTTTAGGCGTGCGTCAAGTGGCGATTTTTGGCTCCTCCAGCCCGCTGCATACACCGCCACTGAGTGATCAAGCCAGCGTGCTGTGGCTCAAAAACGATGCCAGTTACCAGTCACCACTCGACTGCGCGCCATGCTTTGAGCGCATCTGTCCCTTGGGTCACACCCGCTGCTTGAATGACATCAGCGCGCAGCGGGTGCGCGACTTACTTTAA
- a CDS encoding zinc-finger domain-containing protein, translated as MSQPSVVELLATDLNAQGSVFCPNPKADMKLWNSHPKVYLDVARTGKGKCAYCGTVYQLKAGEHFDSHH; from the coding sequence ATGAGCCAACCTTCTGTCGTCGAATTACTCGCTACCGATCTGAATGCCCAAGGCAGCGTTTTCTGCCCCAATCCCAAGGCTGATATGAAGCTCTGGAACAGCCACCCCAAGGTCTATCTGGATGTGGCGCGTACCGGCAAAGGCAAGTGCGCCTATTGCGGCACGGTCTATCAGCTCAAGGCCGGCGAGCATTTTGATAGCCATCATTAA
- a CDS encoding response regulator transcription factor yields MTQQLLMIEDDTRLANMVGEYLRQSGYGFTHAADGNSGLAALAASPPDLVILDLMLPDMDGLEVCRRIKGQGGEAANTAVLMLTAKGDPMDRIVGLEIGADDYLPKPFEPRELLARIRAVLRRGGEAIPSATQKSMHFGSLEIDRDARSVTVSGSLCELTSYQFDLLVAMAERSGRVLSRDQIMEAVRGRELEAFDRSIDVHMGRIRNAIELDAKNPKRILTVRGVGYVFAKQQD; encoded by the coding sequence ATGACACAACAGCTTTTGATGATTGAAGACGACACCCGCTTAGCGAATATGGTGGGCGAATACCTGCGCCAGTCTGGCTACGGTTTTACCCACGCCGCCGACGGCAATAGCGGTCTGGCCGCACTCGCCGCCAGCCCACCTGATTTAGTCATACTCGACTTGATGCTGCCGGATATGGACGGCCTAGAAGTTTGCCGGCGCATCAAAGGCCAAGGCGGCGAAGCTGCCAACACCGCCGTGTTGATGTTGACCGCCAAGGGCGACCCAATGGACAGAATTGTGGGTCTAGAAATCGGCGCCGACGACTACCTACCGAAACCGTTTGAGCCACGCGAGCTACTCGCTCGCATCCGCGCAGTGCTGCGCCGGGGCGGCGAGGCGATTCCGAGCGCGACGCAAAAATCTATGCACTTTGGCTCCTTAGAAATTGACCGCGATGCGCGCAGCGTGACGGTCTCAGGCAGCTTGTGTGAGTTGACTTCTTACCAATTCGATCTACTCGTTGCCATGGCGGAAAGGTCCGGCCGCGTCCTTAGCCGCGACCAAATCATGGAGGCGGTGCGCGGCCGTGAACTGGAAGCTTTTGACCGCTCTATTGACGTACACATGGGCCGGATACGCAACGCCATAGAACTCGATGCTAAAAATCCCAAGCGCATACTTACCGTACGCGGCGTTGGCTATGTCTTTGCCAAGCAGCAGGACTAG
- a CDS encoding glycerate kinase, translating to MNFQKILIPVLAVVGMVAAYRFYGWIGAAAAGSGLVMWGLLHFTRMMQVLKRAANRPIGYMESAVMLNAKLKTGMTLLHVIAMTRSLGERLSNKLEQPEVFRWSDHSDSNVTCTFVSGKLAHYELSRPEQAAD from the coding sequence ATGAACTTTCAAAAAATCCTCATTCCCGTCCTTGCCGTTGTCGGCATGGTGGCGGCTTATCGCTTTTATGGCTGGATTGGCGCTGCCGCTGCTGGCAGCGGTTTGGTGATGTGGGGCTTGCTACATTTCACGCGCATGATGCAGGTGCTCAAACGTGCGGCCAACCGGCCGATAGGTTATATGGAAAGCGCTGTCATGCTGAACGCCAAGCTCAAGACCGGCATGACGCTGCTGCATGTGATTGCCATGACACGCTCACTCGGCGAGCGCTTGTCTAACAAGCTAGAGCAACCCGAGGTGTTCCGCTGGAGCGACCATTCAGACTCCAACGTGACCTGTACTTTTGTCAGTGGAAAACTGGCCCATTACGAGTTGTCTAGGCCAGAACAAGCCGCCGACTAG
- a CDS encoding AmpG family muropeptide MFS transporter, whose amino-acid sequence MPAKNTPTAHHSPDPSFNSESGLATETANTPVKKPWREVWKVYAEAATLRMLLLGFSAGLPLLLVFGTLSFWLREAGIDRTTIGYLSWVGLAYGFKWVWAPLVDRLPIPLLTRWLGRRRSWLLLSQSVIIAALVGMALTDPRLDLQPVIWCALAVAFGSATQDIALDAYRIESADVQRQAALAASYQTGYRLAMIWAGAGALWIAARAEVTGAGAYQQSAWASAYFAMAISMLLGVVTVLLSPEPVARAFKPARNAAEWLQGALVEPFTDFLRRYGKQAILILSLIAIYRISDVVMGIMANPFYVDMGYTKDEVAAVTKIFGVIMTLVGAFLGGALAMRFGVMRVLMLGAVLSAGSNLLFAWLVSRGHDVNALIFVISADNLSSGIASAAFIAYLSSLTNVNYSATQYALFSSMMLLLPKFLAGYSGSYVDSFGYSQFFTATALLGLPVLILVWLASRQKQRQIAKDE is encoded by the coding sequence ATGCCAGCAAAAAATACGCCCACTGCCCATCACTCCCCTGATCCGTCGTTCAACAGCGAATCTGGCCTTGCCACAGAGACTGCGAATACCCCCGTCAAAAAACCTTGGCGCGAGGTCTGGAAGGTGTATGCCGAAGCGGCTACGCTGCGCATGCTGCTGCTGGGCTTTTCCGCTGGCCTGCCACTGCTCTTGGTGTTTGGCACGCTGAGCTTTTGGTTGCGCGAAGCTGGCATAGACCGCACCACGATTGGCTACCTGAGTTGGGTCGGCTTGGCTTACGGCTTTAAATGGGTTTGGGCACCGCTGGTTGACCGGCTACCGATTCCATTGCTCACACGCTGGCTGGGGCGCAGACGCAGTTGGTTGTTGCTGTCACAAAGCGTCATCATCGCGGCCTTGGTTGGGATGGCACTGACGGATCCGCGGCTGGATTTGCAACCGGTTATTTGGTGTGCGCTGGCAGTGGCTTTTGGCTCCGCCACGCAAGATATTGCACTCGACGCCTACCGCATTGAGTCCGCCGATGTGCAGCGTCAAGCCGCGCTAGCCGCGAGCTATCAAACCGGTTACCGATTGGCCATGATCTGGGCTGGCGCCGGTGCGCTGTGGATTGCCGCCCGCGCCGAGGTCACTGGCGCTGGTGCTTACCAACAAAGCGCTTGGGCTAGCGCCTACTTCGCGATGGCTATTTCTATGCTGCTAGGTGTGGTCACTGTGCTGCTTTCACCCGAGCCGGTGGCCAGAGCTTTTAAACCTGCACGCAATGCAGCCGAATGGCTACAGGGCGCGTTAGTCGAGCCGTTTACTGACTTTCTACGCCGCTACGGCAAGCAGGCCATCTTGATACTGTCCTTGATCGCGATTTACCGCATCAGCGACGTCGTCATGGGCATCATGGCCAATCCCTTTTATGTCGACATGGGCTACACCAAGGATGAGGTTGCCGCTGTCACTAAAATTTTTGGTGTGATCATGACCTTGGTGGGTGCCTTTTTAGGCGGCGCCTTAGCTATGCGCTTTGGCGTGATGCGGGTATTGATGTTGGGCGCTGTGCTCAGCGCCGGCAGCAACTTGCTGTTTGCTTGGCTGGTCTCACGCGGCCATGACGTGAATGCGCTGATTTTTGTGATCTCGGCGGATAACTTATCCAGCGGCATTGCGTCAGCGGCCTTTATCGCCTACCTCTCTAGTCTGACCAACGTGAATTACTCGGCCACGCAATACGCGTTATTTAGCTCCATGATGCTGCTTTTACCTAAGTTTTTAGCCGGTTATTCGGGCAGTTATGTGGATTCCTTTGGCTACAGCCAGTTTTTCACCGCCACGGCCTTGCTAGGCTTGCCAGTGCTGATCTTGGTATGGTTGGCGTCTAGACAAAAACAGCGACAAATAGCTAAAGATGAGTAA